GTCAATCCCTCTCGTATGACCACAAGGCCATCGATCGAGGGGCCCAATACGACGGGACGGGGTATGACTGTTCCCTCAGGATCCACAGTTAGAACTATCTTAGTGCTCTGATCGGACAGCACGGCAACTTCCGGAATCACAATGCTAACCGCCGGGGTTTTTGCTGGAAGCCGCAAGCGCGCAAACAAACCCGGTACTAAGATGCCGTGCTTGTTCTCGAAGGTTGCCCTCAACCGCAAAGTGCCTGTCCCTCGGTCAAACACCGTATCGACAAAATCAATCTTTCCCCTGCGGGGCCAGTCCTTTTCATCCATGAGACGGAGTTCGACTTCTATGGTAGCTCCGGCAACAGTCGGATTCCCAACGCCCGAAACGCTATTCAAACGGATATACTTGAGATAGTCGGATTCCGAGACATCGAAAACAAAGTGTATCGGGTCTTGCGATACAATCGTCGTCAGACGGGTGGACGCGCCGGACGCAGCCTCGATCAAGTTCCCTTCATCGACTTCAGCGCTGGAAATCCTCCCCGAAACAGGAGCGCGTACTTCCGTAAAGGCAAGGTCGAGTTCCGCACTGCGCAGCTCCGCTTTGGCGGCCCGCAACTGTGCTTCTTGCACTTTCTTGTTTGCCACTCGGGAATCGTATTCTTCACGCGCAATATTCTTGTTGGGCAACAGTCGTTCGGCGCGCTTCAGTTCAAGTATGGCAAGCTCTAGCTCGCTCTCAAATCGCGCTACATTTGCTTGAGCCAAATCGACCGCGGCCTCAAAGGGGCGGGGATCAATTACAAAAAGGAGATCACCCTTCTCGACAAACTGCCCATCGGTAAAGTGGGCCGACTCCAAATAGCCAGAAACCCTCGCCCGAACATCAACAAACTTGACCGCTTCGAAGCGCCCTGTGAACTCATCCCATTCGACGA
This is a stretch of genomic DNA from Limibacillus halophilus. It encodes these proteins:
- a CDS encoding efflux RND transporter periplasmic adaptor subunit — protein: MMIIAIAILPTGLRAQTPGQAPQVSVVRAIEKEIVEWDEFTGRFEAVKFVDVRARVSGYLESAHFTDGQFVEKGDLLFVIDPRPFEAAVDLAQANVARFESELELAILELKRAERLLPNKNIAREEYDSRVANKKVQEAQLRAAKAELRSAELDLAFTEVRAPVSGRISSAEVDEGNLIEAASGASTRLTTIVSQDPIHFVFDVSESDYLKYIRLNSVSGVGNPTVAGATIEVELRLMDEKDWPRRGKIDFVDTVFDRGTGTLRLRATFENKHGILVPGLFARLRLPAKTPAVSIVIPEVAVLSDQSTKIVLTVDPEGTVIPRPVVLGPSIDGLVVIREGLTLNDEVIVKGLLRARPGSKVAPEVISLEALQGSTGGGQ